From the Halomonas sp. MCCC 1A13316 genome, the window GCACCGGCCAGGACCGCGGCGATACGTGAGATACGGCTTACTGAATTCATGACGTGTCCTTGCAGCTGAGGCCGGTTGCGACATGACCGGCCATGATTATCGTTCTGGCGGGGATCGACGAATGCGTCGTCACGCCTCGACATTCTACGATGTCACGCGTTGAATGGTAGCCCGTTAACGATATTGGCCGCCGCCCAGGTAAGAGACTGCTACTCTCGCCGGGCCGAAATCATGAGGGAAGCTACCGTGCCGCTGCGCGACCTGCTGCTGGGCCTTTCGATCGTGGCCATCTGGGCTCTCAACATCATCGTCATCAAGCTGGGCGTCCAGGAACTGCCGCCGCTGCTGCTGACCACCCTGCGCTTCCTTCTGGTCGCCACCCTGCTGGTGCCCTTCCACCCCGTGGCGCGCCATCAGTTGCCCTTCCTGCTGCTGCTGTCGGCCACCTTCGGCACCCTGCACTTCGCCTTGCTGTTCATCGGCCTGGGACAGGCGGAGGCCGGTACCGGGGCGCTGCTGGTGCAAATGGGCACGCCCTTCGCCACGCTGCTGGCGGTGATCTTCCTGGGCGAGAGGCTGAGCGCCAAGCGGATGGTCGGGCTCGCGCTGTCGTTCGGCGGGGTGGTGGTCCTGGCCGGCGGCCCCAGCCTGCCCTCGCCGCTGCCCATGGCCCTGCTGCTGCTCAGCGCCTTCGGCTGGGCGGTATCACAACTGTTGATCAAGAAAGGACCCAACCTGGCGCCCATGGCGCTGGCGGGCTGGACGGCACTGTTTGCCGTGCCTCAGGTGGCAATTGGCTCCTGGTGGTTCGAGCGCGACCAGATGAGCGCCATGGCGACGGCCGGCTGGTTCGGCTGGGGGGCGGTGTTCTACACGGCGGTAATGTCGTCGATCGTCGCCTACGGCATGTGGTACGGCCTGCTGCGCCGGCATGCGGTCAGTCGGCTGGCGCCGCTGAGCCTGCTGGTACCGGCAGGTGCCGTGGTGCTGGGTATCGTACTGCTGGGAGAGGCCCTCAACGCGTATATCGCCTTCGGTGGGGCCATGGTCATCGCCGGGGTGGGGTTGATCGTGATTCGTTTCCGCGCCTTATTCGGTCGCTGATGCGCAGCCCTCGGCACGGCCAGGCCAGGTGACGCAGGCCCCCTCCTCGATGCCGCGCTCTTCGAAGTATCCGGCGTTGACCTCCAGCGCGGCATGATAGGTGGCACCGGCGATGGTCACCGGACAGTCGTAGGGGTTGCGCGAGAGGCACGGCTGCATGGTATGCAGGGTAGCGATACGGCCACTTGCGTCGATGAAAGCGATGTCCAGTGGAATACGCGTACGGTACATCCAGAAACCGCCCGCAGCCGGCTGCTGCTCCTCGTAGAGAAACAGCATGCCGGCATCGGCAGCGAGACGGTCGCGGTCCATCAGTCCCTTCTGCCGTTCGGCCGAGGTACGTGCCAATTCAACTTCCAGCCGATGGCGCTCGGAGCCTGCATGTATCTCCAGCGGGCTACGCTGGAGCCTTGCGGCTTCATCGGCTGCGGCCGGTAGCTGCCAGGCCAGCAGCGTGGCCAACCAGGCGACAGGTAACGCACGCTTGGCTAGCATCACGTCACTCCTTGCTCAGGCTCATCGTGGCACCTTCACGCTGCCCGAGTATCGCCATCAGGTCGATGCGCGTCTCTCGCGTGCGCAAGTCGAGCAGACCTTCGAGCGCTTGCAGGTGGTCATGGATACACTGTCGAGCGGCCTCGGCATCGCCGTCGCGCAGGCGCTCGAGCAGCGCCGGGTGGTCCTGCGGCAGATAGCAGCTGGCCAGCCCCGCCCGCTTGTAGAGCGCAATGACGATGGAAGTGCGCAGGACCAAGTCGGTGAGCATGGCGCCGAGCACCCGATTGGGCGCGTACTCGGCGAGCAGGTGGTGAATGGCCAGCGAGTTCTCGATGCGTGCCGGTTCGTCGCCATGGGCGTGTGCCTCGGCCTCTCGTGCGACCAGCGTGGCGATCTCTTCGAGCAGCGCCTCGTCGATATTCCCAGCCAACAGTGCGGCCACCTCGCCCTCCACCAGGCGCCGCGCGGCAAAGGTTTCGCGGGTCTCCTCGATGCTCGGCGCGCGTACGCGGGCCACCTGATTGGGCTGCTGGCTGACGACGTGGTCGGCCGCCAGGCGAGTCAATGCCTTGCGCACCACCGAACGGCTGACACCGAAGATCTCGCCCAAGGCCACTTCCGGAAGACGCGTCCCCGGCGGCAAACGCTGGGTCAGTACCGCAGTACGCACCTTGTCGACGATGAAGCGGTCGCTGATTCGGCCGCCGGCTCGCGTTTCTGCGGCCACCTCCTCCTGCCAGGTATTGCTCATGCTAGCCTCTCGCCCCTTTCGCTCATGAGCTTACCTTCGCACGTTTCCCACACTCAGGCCACACGGAAGCCGGCTTTCTGTATACAAAACTCAGGCCTGCGCATGCTTCTCGGCAACGTCCAGTATCTTCAGGGTATTGGTTCCGCCGTGGGCGTTCATGTGATCGCCCCGGGTCAGGATGACATGATCCCCGGGCTCGGCAATCCCCTTTTCCACCAGCAGGGCCAGGGCGCGGTCGTTGAGCTCGCCGGCGGCCATCGTGGTGGTATCGAACGGCAGCGAGACTACGCCGCGGTAGAGCGCCATGCGGCGCTGGGCGATGGGGCTGTGGGCGAGCCCGACGATGGGCAGGCCCGAGCGGATGCGCGAGGCGATCAGCGGGGTGTAGCCGGTCGAGGTCATGCAGGCGATGGCGGCCACCCCGGTGAGGTGGTTGGCGGCGTACATGGCCGACAGCGCGATGGTTTCGTCGACCCGCGAGAAGCCCTCGTGGATGCGGTGGCCCGACTCCTGGGCGATGCGCTCGCGCTCGGCGCCGAGGCACACCCGGCGCATGGCCTCGAGGGTCTCCACCGGGTAGTCGCCGGCGGCGGTCTCGGCCGAGAGCATCACCGCGTCGGTGCCGTCGAGCACGGCGTTGGCGACGTCGAACACCTCGGCGCGGGTGGGCAGCGGCGAGTCGATCATCGACTCCATCATCTGGGTGGCGGTGATCACCGCGCGGTTGAGCGTGCGGGCGCGCTTGATGATGCGCTTCTGCATGCCGATCAGCTTCTCGTCGCCGATCTCCACGCCGAGATCGCCGCGCGCCACCATCACCGCCTCGCTGGCCTCGATGATGCCGTCCAGCGTGGCCTCGTCGGCCACCGCCTCGGCGCGCTCGAGCTTGGCGACCAGGCCGATCTCGCGGCCGGCGTCGCCGAGCAGGCGCCGCGCCTCGTGCATGTCCTCGGCATGGCGCGGGAAGGAGACGGCCAGGTAGTCGACGCCGATCTCGATGGCGGTCTCGAGGTCGGCCTTGTCCTTGTCGGTGAGCGCCGGGGCCGAGAGCCCGCCGCCCTGCTTGTTGATGCCCTTGTTGTTGGAGAGCTTGCCGCCGGTGACCACGGTGGTGTGCACCTGGGCGCCCTCGACCCGCTCCACCGTCAGCACCAGGCGGCCGTCGTCGAGCAGCAGCCTATCGCCGGCGGTGACGTCGTCGGCCAACTGGGTGTACTCGCAGCCGACGCGGGTGGCGTCGCCGGCCTCGGTGTCCATATCCATGTCGAGGACGAAGGGCTGGCCCTCGTCGAGCACCACCGCGCCGTCGCGAAAGCGCGCGATGCGGATCTTGGGCCCCTGCAGGTCGCCCAGCGCGGCCACGCTGCGGCCCAGGCGCTCGGCGATCTGGCGCACGGCGATGAGCCGGCGGCGATGGTCGGCGGCGCTGCCGTGGGAGAAGTTGAGCCGCACCACGTCGACGCCGGTACGCAGCATGGCCTCCAGCACGCCCTCGCGGTCGCTGGCCGGGCCCAGGGTGGCGACGATCTTGGTGCGGCGGATGGGTTCGTGGATGGGAGCGTGGGGCGGTAGCGTCATGGTGTCCTCGGCAAGACCAGGATGGCACGGAAGTCGTTGACGTTGGTGCGGGTAGGCCCGGTCACGATGAGCCGATCCAACGCCTGGAAGAAAGTATACGCGTCGTTGCGTGACAGGTAATCGGCGGGTTGGAGTCCTTGCTTCTTGGCACGGGTCCAGTCGTCGGGAGAGAACAGCCCGCCGGCGTTGTCCTCGGAGCCATCGATGCCGTCGGTATCGATGGCCAGGGCGTGAATTCCCGCAGCCCCTTCCAGCGCTTCGAGCAGTCCCAGCAGATACTCCACGTTGCGCCCGCCACGCCCATCTCCGCGCACGGTGACGCTGGTTTCGCCACCGGAGAGGATCAGCAGCGGCGAGGCGGCCTCGTCGCGTGCCTCCAGCGCCATGCGTGCATGGGCACGGCCCAGCTCGCAAGCCTCGCCCTCCAGGTCGTCGCCCAGCACGCGCACTATCACACCGGCCTCCTCCACCACGTTCCTGGCGGCTTCCAAGGCGTCGTGGGCTCGCGCCAGGGTCACGCTGTCGTCGCGCTCGAAGGCTTCGTCGTCGGGCGAGGGGGCCGAGGTGTTCCGCTCGAGATGCTGGCGTACGTGCATCGGCACCTCGATGGCGTGGCGCTCGAGCACCGCCAGCGCATCGGCCGGGGTCGAGCGGTCGGGCAGGGTCGGCCCCGAGGCGATCTGCGTGGCCACGTCGCCGGGAATGTCGGAAATCAGCCAGGTCACCACCTGAGCCGGATGCGCCGCCGCGGCCAGGCGGCCACCCTTGATCGCCGAGAGGTGGCGGCGCACGGTGTTCATCTGACCGATCGGCGCGCCGCAGCGCAGCAGCTCGCGGTTGATCGCCTGCTTGTCGGCAAGGGTGATGCCCTCGGCTGGCAGCGTCATCAGCGCCGAGCCGCCGCCGGAAATCAATGCGATCACGCGATCGTTCTCGCCGAGCGCCGTCACCGCCTCGAGCATGCGCCGGGCCGCCTTTTCGCCCAGATCGTCGGGCATCGGGTGGGAGGCCTCGAGCACCTCGATCACCTCGCAATCGGCCCCATGCCCATAGCGGGTGACGACCAGGCCGGAGAGCGGTGCATCTGGACAGCGCGCCTGCCAGGCGCGCTCCAGCGCGGCGGCCATGGCGGCTGCCGCCTTGCCCGCCCCCACCACCACGGTGCGCCCTGGTGGCGGGTCGGGCAGCAAGTCGGCCACCAGCGTGTCGGGATGCACGGCGGCGACGGCGATGTCGGCGAGGCGGCGCAGCCAATCCGCCACGTCCAGCTCGGGATCGAAGGGAGGGAGTTGGGGAGTCATCTTTGGCTACCTCGCAGGGCGATAGGCTTCGACGGTAACAGCCGGGAAGGTGAGAAAAAAGCCCGACGGCGGGCGGGGTCCAGCCGGGGATCCCGACGCCGGGTAAAAGCCACACCGGGTGCGGCTTGGAGGTG encodes:
- a CDS encoding DMT family transporter — its product is MPLRDLLLGLSIVAIWALNIIVIKLGVQELPPLLLTTLRFLLVATLLVPFHPVARHQLPFLLLLSATFGTLHFALLFIGLGQAEAGTGALLVQMGTPFATLLAVIFLGERLSAKRMVGLALSFGGVVVLAGGPSLPSPLPMALLLLSAFGWAVSQLLIKKGPNLAPMALAGWTALFAVPQVAIGSWWFERDQMSAMATAGWFGWGAVFYTAVMSSIVAYGMWYGLLRRHAVSRLAPLSLLVPAGAVVLGIVLLGEALNAYIAFGGAMVIAGVGLIVIRFRALFGR
- a CDS encoding DUF192 domain-containing protein, producing MLAKRALPVAWLATLLAWQLPAAADEAARLQRSPLEIHAGSERHRLEVELARTSAERQKGLMDRDRLAADAGMLFLYEEQQPAAGGFWMYRTRIPLDIAFIDASGRIATLHTMQPCLSRNPYDCPVTIAGATYHAALEVNAGYFEERGIEEGACVTWPGRAEGCASATE
- a CDS encoding GntR family transcriptional regulator; the protein is MSNTWQEEVAAETRAGGRISDRFIVDKVRTAVLTQRLPPGTRLPEVALGEIFGVSRSVVRKALTRLAADHVVSQQPNQVARVRAPSIEETRETFAARRLVEGEVAALLAGNIDEALLEEIATLVAREAEAHAHGDEPARIENSLAIHHLLAEYAPNRVLGAMLTDLVLRTSIVIALYKRAGLASCYLPQDHPALLERLRDGDAEAARQCIHDHLQALEGLLDLRTRETRIDLMAILGQREGATMSLSKE
- the pyk gene encoding pyruvate kinase, encoding MTLPPHAPIHEPIRRTKIVATLGPASDREGVLEAMLRTGVDVVRLNFSHGSAADHRRRLIAVRQIAERLGRSVAALGDLQGPKIRIARFRDGAVVLDEGQPFVLDMDMDTEAGDATRVGCEYTQLADDVTAGDRLLLDDGRLVLTVERVEGAQVHTTVVTGGKLSNNKGINKQGGGLSAPALTDKDKADLETAIEIGVDYLAVSFPRHAEDMHEARRLLGDAGREIGLVAKLERAEAVADEATLDGIIEASEAVMVARGDLGVEIGDEKLIGMQKRIIKRARTLNRAVITATQMMESMIDSPLPTRAEVFDVANAVLDGTDAVMLSAETAAGDYPVETLEAMRRVCLGAERERIAQESGHRIHEGFSRVDETIALSAMYAANHLTGVAAIACMTSTGYTPLIASRIRSGLPIVGLAHSPIAQRRMALYRGVVSLPFDTTTMAAGELNDRALALLVEKGIAEPGDHVILTRGDHMNAHGGTNTLKILDVAEKHAQA
- a CDS encoding glycerate kinase type-2 family protein, translated to MTPQLPPFDPELDVADWLRRLADIAVAAVHPDTLVADLLPDPPPGRTVVVGAGKAAAAMAAALERAWQARCPDAPLSGLVVTRYGHGADCEVIEVLEASHPMPDDLGEKAARRMLEAVTALGENDRVIALISGGGSALMTLPAEGITLADKQAINRELLRCGAPIGQMNTVRRHLSAIKGGRLAAAAHPAQVVTWLISDIPGDVATQIASGPTLPDRSTPADALAVLERHAIEVPMHVRQHLERNTSAPSPDDEAFERDDSVTLARAHDALEAARNVVEEAGVIVRVLGDDLEGEACELGRAHARMALEARDEAASPLLILSGGETSVTVRGDGRGGRNVEYLLGLLEALEGAAGIHALAIDTDGIDGSEDNAGGLFSPDDWTRAKKQGLQPADYLSRNDAYTFFQALDRLIVTGPTRTNVNDFRAILVLPRTP